The Serinus canaria isolate serCan28SL12 chromosome Z, serCan2020, whole genome shotgun sequence genomic interval AATTATCATCCTTCCAAATTTCTAATGTTTAGTAGGGTTTTACTTAGTAAAACTGTGTATTTAACTTTGTCTGTTGTTTTACCTGGCAAGAAGATCTGCAGGCTTTTGTCAGTTGGTAGATTTATTAGTCTTCAATCAGATTTCAGGATGTTCAAGCTAAAGTAATGGGTTTTAGCTCCTGCAGTACCTGCCACAAATACTGCACATAGACAGTTTTTAGCCCTTTCACTCTTTGTCTGTACTCTGTCTGACCAGTCACTCCAAAGCTGATCTGGCAAGGGAGTAGATGGAGAACTTGCTCTTGCCTCATCTCCTCCTGGGAAGGCACCACTAAAAAAGCTAAAGAATGAGAGAACTATCTGTGCTCAGGTCTAGAAGAAGCTGACAAGTCTGCTCAAGAAACAGATTTCCACCTCCTTCCGAAGACCTGTGGCTAACAGTTATTCTCCATATGGGATAATCACTCAGCAGAAGTCAGCTGTTTAAACATGCTCTTTATCCAATAATGTTGATCTGTTTGTGCCAATTCTATGTACTTTGGCAGGAGATGAGGAAAATTATGGACACAGTGTATGAGAGCGTTCactgggaaaatggaaaaaaaaccattttattatGGATTAAAGTTTTATGGTTAAGGTTCAGTTTCATGGTGAAGGTTGAACCGATACTTCCTGTGTCCACAGTTGGCTCTGACTTATAGGTAACgatttatagaagaaaaaaccTCTCTCCTGGTACTCTCCTTTGCCTGTCCAGGTCCAATAGTACTCATCTGACAAGGTGAAGGAAACACCAAACTCTCCAACTCTAGGCTACACTGGCTGAGACCACTTATTTCTGGTTCATCTAGAGGGCATTGCCCAGTTCATGTCCTCCCTGACCCATGCACACAGCAAGGTTACTGCATGCTCTCTCCCATGACACAAATGTACCCAAAATGGACCTTGAAAACCATTTTGCCTATGGCTGCAGTACACTTTCTCACATGCTTGTCCTTAGTTTTCTGAATCCTCTCCCAGGTGTATTTTGCTTCCATACCTACAGACTTATGTGCCAGCAGGACTCTGATGCAATGCAGTACATACACCCCCGCTGTACCCTCACTGAGCCAGGCCTGGGAGCCATCCCCAAAATGCCACCACCCCTCTACTCCCGCCCAGTGTCCTACCTGGCATCAGCTGCGCTGCTGCCTCAGGGGTGGTGGTGGGCACTGTGTGGgcttgctgctggctggagctgaCCTCAGGCTCGGTGCCCACCGGGGGTGAGCCGGCCACCTCACCACCTGGGGCCAGCTGTGTGATGGACGGCAGGGTCTCCTCAGCAGCCACCGGTGTCTCCTCCTtaccaggcagctgcagggccgAGAGGGGGATGCTGATGGGTATCCCAGTGGTAGTCATGGCATTGGAGCTGGTGGCTGgcacctgcagggcagccacaggGCCACCGCCTGCCCCCCATGCCGGGGAGGCAAGGGGTCCCCGGGGTGGCCGCTGTGTGGCCATGCGAGGCGGGCCAGGCGGGGAGGCGCAGGGGCGCAGCGGGTCGGGGTCGGGGCCTGCGGCCGGTGGGGGCACGGTTCTGCTGGGTCCCAGGCAGGAGGGCGCAGCTGGCGGCTGCGGCTTGGGCTTGGACATCTGTGTCAGGGCCAGGGCCGGCCCATCGGTGCCGGCTGTCAGCTCCGCATTGGCCACTATATAGTAGTCCTCAGGGAGCTCCTGCTTGATCTTCTTGAGGAGCACATCACCGCCGCCCTCATCGGCGGGCTGCGCCTGGGCCTgggcctgggctgtggcagccgGCCGCTTGCGGGGGCCAGTGGGAGCACGGTGCGGGTGTGGCTCAAAGTCACTGTCCTCGTCGGTGACAGAGGACTCACAGACCATGTCGAAGAGGGTGGCCTCATCCTCGTACTCCTCCACAGGCTCGCCCAGCTCTGACGGCTCGCTGCAGTAGGAGAAGTCACAGGAGTCACGAGTGCGGGTGCAATCCAGCTTGGCCTTCCCCGGCCGGCCTGGGTAGCGCTCCAGTGGGCTGGCCTGAGCCTCTGATGGCACCCCCAGCATGCTGGGGCTGTCCGAGTTGAAGCTGCGGCTATCCTGGAAGCAGACACGCTCCTGGGAACCAGCCCGGCAAGTGGCAGCCAGGGGCCAGTGGTAGGCATGGCCAGCACTACAGCCCCACATGGCTGTCAGGTTGCCGTGGGCCCCCTCAGAAAGCAGGTGCTTGAGGTTGGGGATGAGGCTGCAGATGGTCCCATGGCTGTGGGCCCAGCTCACCAGCTTGGAGAGATTTTCTGAGGAGGTGTGAAGGCAGTCCTCCATGGTACAGGATCAATAGTGCCTGGCCACTGGGAAGTCAGCTGAAGACACCGTTTAGATTACAGGGTCCTGGCACTGATAGTTGTGTGTTGCCAAACACATATTTACTTCTCACctgcagagagacagagcaAAACCCCACTCTTCAGCACTCCCAAAGCACGACCACATTTGCATGAAATATTTGTACGCTCAGCTAAACCCACCCATTTCACTCTTATCTCATGTCCTTCAAAACATGCCCCAAAACTAAGCCTGGTTTTAAGCAGCCTCATTCCTCAGTCTCAGAACATCCCTGCAACATacaactgaagaaaaaactgcttttcaaacATGAAAACTCAGTGTCAGTAGCAAAATGCTTAGAAGCTTAAATCTCTgacaaaatataaaagcagCCCAAAATATGGTGATTGTGTGTTCATACCtaggaaatgaaaattcaaCAAAATCTTAACATGCACAATTAATTTTGAACACCAGGGTGGCAATCAAGCACCAACTGTATCTGAATAAATGATGAAGTTTTACATAATTTATGCAGATTTCTCAACTGAATCAAATATCTCCTTTTCAACTGAATTTAAGAGGTATCAAAAGGAAGGCTTAAAACTTGATTTTTCAATATAAGGAATAAGCAAACAAGTTCACCCTTTCTGTTCTATAGTGATACTCATCAGTTGCTCAAAGCCTTAAGAGACTCTTAAAGAGCCTGCAAGACTTAAGCCAGAACCTTATTTTAACTGTGAGACttaacattttgctttttttcatgttgttgTTTTCCAACATCTAAATCGTGATTCAGTTCAAGAAAAACTTTTGCCATTTTCATCAAACTATTTAGAAATTTGCCATACAAGATGACAGCAAAGTCTGCAAGTCTTTCTTTGTATACAGCTAATGACAGAGAAGTCATCTCCAGTGACCTCAGACAGCTAAAGTATCTGTGAACTACTTCTCATTTCTGCGGGTCTGTTTGGAGGCTCTCCCTAaccctctctgctgtgctttgcgAACATGACCCGCAAGCCCTGGAGTTCCTGTTGTTCTcatttcacttttgttttcatataGGCAGAAAAGCCTATTACATTTGTCCCAGATCAAAGGCAGCATCCATGGCAATGTTATCCCTCATTTTATTCCTTGTCCTCATCTACACAAGCGTTTCTAGATAAAAAATGAACTGTGTCTAGGCTCAAAAAGACAGACACAGGGTGGCTAACTGCCCCTGGGGAATGCTTTCCCTAAAAATCAACACAGTTGCTCCTCAGTCACCTGTCACTAGTTAGCTGCAGATATCTGACATCTGTGTTTGCTCTGTGCTAagggaggtgaggaggaggcTGTGTTTCAATGATTTTGCAGCTTGCACATCCCTGCCCCCTCACTCCTATTCACCAGGCAAGGGTTGGTTTGTGGAAACcaaaactggaaataaaatagaCAAGTTATGCCTGTGATTTTCCCCACAAGGCTCCTCCGGGGTTTTTTCACCCCACCCAC includes:
- the KIAA1958 gene encoding uncharacterized protein KIAA1958 homolog — translated: MEDCLHTSSENLSKLVSWAHSHGTICSLIPNLKHLLSEGAHGNLTAMWGCSAGHAYHWPLAATCRAGSQERVCFQDSRSFNSDSPSMLGVPSEAQASPLERYPGRPGKAKLDCTRTRDSCDFSYCSEPSELGEPVEEYEDEATLFDMVCESSVTDEDSDFEPHPHRAPTGPRKRPAATAQAQAQAQPADEGGGDVLLKKIKQELPEDYYIVANAELTAGTDGPALALTQMSKPKPQPPAAPSCLGPSRTVPPPAAGPDPDPLRPCASPPGPPRMATQRPPRGPLASPAWGAGGGPVAALQVPATSSNAMTTTGIPISIPLSALQLPGKEETPVAAEETLPSITQLAPGGEVAGSPPVGTEPEVSSSQQQAHTVPTTTPEAAAQLMPDQDERAAELSREQNEKTIRSTQTALRNFREFLISKYPSETREIYVIPCKELDAYLASFFVDARQKDGSEYEPNSLANYQCGLERYLKEHRYGYSITRDKEFKRSQEALKQKQIELRCKGKGNKPHKSMKLTFADELILRKRGLLSRYNPEGLLNLVWLNNTKAFGHCTGFHGSTLKWGDIRLRVTETGLEYLEWMGPDNGDVSTKSKRGGTDSRVYATQHSPQTCPVQDYKEYAQRRPPAMRYEDAPFYLSIKPVVNLAALHWYNCQALGKNKLAKMVKTMCEKGNIPGRKTNFSVYQSCSTLSEAQSNQLVLICNNLSQQAAQSMASHSNTGNFIVSASYDSSSDTA